The DNA segment TTTAAATTTGGTATTAAATAAAATTAATAATTAATTAAAAAAAATATGTTTACACATTTCTCAAAAACCAGTATCTGTATTCAACTTTTTTCTTTCAAAAATAAAAATAGCATGCATACATTTGCTGAAGAATATAGATTATAGATATTATTAGACTAATAATATACTTCTTTTAAAATATGTAGACAGTATTAATTTTTTATTTGTGTTTTTTTATAACTAAATGCTTATAATTCTTAATAAATACGTAATTATTTAATGTCTGCAAGAAAACTCTTCATTTTTAAATTTTAGTCATTTTTTTGATTGTTTTTTTGTAATATACTAATACGTATTTTTGAATAGTTAGGGTTTAAAAATAAAAAGAGAGAGGGGTACTCCCTCTCTCTTTTATTATTTAAATAAATACTAAAAAACTATTCTACTTGTACTTTTTCTTTTTGTAAAAGTCCGCCAGAACTATCAAAAACAAGTAGCACATAATATCCTGGTTTTAGTGCAGGAATTTGTATACTATTAGAATCTGTAAAATGCCCGTTAAGAGTTTCTTGTCCGTTAATACCAATAAATTGGTAGTATTTTTTACCCTCTACTGTTTTATCGACTTCTATATGAAAAAGATTCTTTATAGGATTTGGATATACCTTTATCAGAGAATGTTTTTTTTCTATAGGCGTAAGAGAATTAATATTAGTAGTACCACTCGGTTGTATAACAACATTTTGATTCACAGGTTCTGCTGCATTAAAATTTGCGTTTCCTACCTGATATGCTGTAATACTTGCTGTACCGATTCCTCTTATAGTAAGAGTATTGCCATTTATAGCCACAAAAGTATTAGCACTACTAAAGCTCACAGGTAATGCAGATGTAGAAGTAGCAGATAATGTAACTTTGATTTCTGTTCCTGCGTATGATTGTGTAGGTATCGTTGTAAAGGTAATGATTTGATTCATTTTGTTGGATGTATTTCCTATATCAAAGCTGTCTTCTATTGCCCATTGTCCACCTGCAAAAGAAGCATCTATTGCCTGAACACTCCAATAATATCTTTTTCCTTTTTTCAAAGAAAGATTATAAGATGTTCCTTGGATAGTTCCACGATTAACAACATAACGTATACCTGATTTTGCTGCGCTCATATTGGAATGTGAAGATCTGACACTGTTTTTATTATTTTTTTCTCCTACGTAGATATTATATGATAATCCATCTGTTTGCTCTGCATCTGAAGTAGCCGTCCATGAGAATCTTACAGGAACGGTACCACTTGCAGGCACATTTGCTTCATCTATATTAGCTACATCGTTCAAAGTTATAACACTTGGTCTCGTATTAAAAATATTTCCATTATTACGGTACATTTTGGCAGTAGGACCTACTTGAGGGTTCCAACCTGCTAAAAATATATCTAAATCATTGTCATTATCTATATCACCAAAATTTGCACTTGCCCTTGCTCCTACTCCTGAAAAGGTAGTAGAATCTGAATTTGCACGAGAAAATCCGTTTCCTTGATTATTAAAGAATAGCTTGGCATTTCCTGTTCCTGACAATCCAGCACCTGTAGACCCTGATAAAAACAAGTCAGGATATCCGTCGTTATTAAAGTCTCCAAAAATACTTACAGAAGCATTGACCCCTAATCCTTTAAAACTATTTGTATCTGCGGTAAAGCGTCGTCCTCCGTTATTTGTGTAGAGAATTGTACTACGACGGGCATAAGTCCCCTTAGCATTAGCAATTTCTCCTGACACAATCAGATCTAAATATCCATCATTATTATAGTCACCGAAATCAGCTGATGCTAAAAATACAGGAGTGAAAGAAAAACCATTGCCTGTTTGTTCCACAAAAGCAGTGCCTCCATTGTTTGTATACAGTTTACTAATCGGTCTATGTTTACTATCAGTACTATCTGACATTCCGGAAGCATCTACTGTATCACCTGTTACAAAGAAATCTAGGTCACCGTCGTTATCGTAATCTCCTGTGGTAGTAGATCCATTCGTGAGGTAATAAATCCCTTTAAACGGAATATCTAATGCTTCAAATCCTGTTTTATTATTCTGATAAATTCTGCATACAGCTCCATTGTTTCCATTGTTTCCGGATAAGAATAGGTCTAAATCTCCATCATTGTCCCAATCAGCAAAATTGTTACTAGAAGATCCTGTTCCTTCAAATACATCTCTAAAAATAGGTGTAAAGAGAGTAGTATCCCCTCTGCTATCATTTCTATATACTTGTGAAATTCTGCTTCTTCCATTTACGTGGATGCTGAGTGTTAGTTCATTATTTCCTGTTATGAAAATATCTAAATCTCCATCATTATCTATATCCATCATATTAGAGGATCCGTTTTCTACTCCTACAAAGTTGGTACCTATTACTTCTGAATATTGCCCATCTCCTTCGTTTTTATAGAGTTTTGAAGATCTTTTATTTTCTCCATATCCTCCGGTTACTAATATATCTAAATCGCCATCTTTATCATAATCTCCAAAAGTACTTGCTGCTGCTACAACTCCTGTGAATACATCTAGTGAAGTTTCTGCTATTGGTTGTACTATAAAATTTTGCACATTAGATACAAAGGTTGCATTCCTTGTTGTTACTCTTATTCTGTAATAGAAAGAGTTATTAGTATTAGAAAACGTAACTCTTTTAGAAGTAAGTCCTGTTACTACGGTAGTATTTGGTACTGTAAAATCAGAATTAGTAGAAGTTTCTACCATAATAGAAGTAGCGTTTGGTTCTTCTGCCCAGGTAGCTGTATAGGAAATCATATCTCCTGTTTTTCTTATGTCTTTAGCTGGATACACGTATGCTTTGTTTATCGTAAAAGATATTCTATCAGACCATTCGGATCCTGCGTAGTTTACATCTATTGTTTGTACTCTTGCGGAATACACACCTGATGATACTCCATTTACATACGCAAAATTAGTTTGAATATCGCCTTTTGCTGCTATTTTTCTCAATCCAGAAGTACTATCTGCCAGTACTATGTCTAATGAGTAGGTAATATTATTATTTTCTTGCATATCTGTAGATGCGGTCCATCTGAGTTTCAAAGAATCTGCAATAAAAGTTAATCCTGTTGGTTTTGTAGGTACTGTATTGGTTGAAGTTCCTGTGTTTATGTATAATTTAGTAATTTTATTTCCATCACTTATTATTCCTGATATTAATACGTCTACTTTTCCGTCTTTATTTACATCGGCAATACTTATATTGGATTCTTTTACCGATGCTAAACTTGATGGTACCGTTGTAAATTCTGTTCCGTTGTATTCATAGAGACCTGTTATAATCGTTCCTTCGGAATGTCCGGCTCCGGCTAGGAGCAGTTCTATATTTCCGTCATTATCAATATCTGTAAAAACAGCACTTGGAGAGGAATCTACATGTGGTAATGGAAAATCTTTTTTTGTAATTCCGTTATAAAACCGATTTTTATTGTAGTTATAACCATCTAAAAATCTATCTATACTTCCGTTTTTATCATAGTCAGCAAAAGCAAGGGCAGCATCTGGGGCACCTAATGAATCTTGTGCTAAAGAATAACTGTTTCCATTACTATTGGTATAAAGATAAGATCTGTATCCATTGTCATTTTGACCGGAATAAAATAAGTCTAAATATCCGTCTTTATTTATATCTATAAAAGATGCTTGTGCGTTTCCTACACCTTTCAAGGAGGAAAATCCTTTTCTTGTATCTAAGAAAAAACCTTTTTCTTCATCATTTCTGTATAAAAGAGATGTATAATTTCCGAGCTGGTTTGTTCCTGCAACAAAAATATCTATGTCTCCATCGTTATCATAATCCCCTACAGCGCTGGTTCCCCCTGCTTGTACGCCTCTAAATGTACCTGGAAATACTTCGGTAAACTGCCCTTGTCCATTGCCTTCGTAAAGTTTTGCAATAGCTGTATTAGTACGCAATGTATTCACATTCCAACTAGCGTCATTCCTACCTACTACAAAAAGGTCAAGGTTACCATCGCCGTTGTAATCTAAAAAATTACTAGATCCATCTATTACCCCTACTATAGAAGTAGCTATAACGGAGAAACTTGTTCCTGCATTATTTTTATAGAGTTTTGCTGTTGCTATTCTTGTCCTGGTTGTATCATTAACAGATCTTGTAACAGTGTCTTCTCCTGAAATAAAGAGATCTAAATCCCCATCATTATCTATATCACCCCAACTACTAGTAGCATTTGATACTTGTATAAAAGTACTACTTGTTAGTTCTGTCAGCTGTGCTTCGGCAGAAAAGGATATAGATGCTATAATACACAGCATTTTCACTAATTCAAAAAATTTACTTTTCATTTTTAAATTCGGTATTTAAATAAAATTAATAATTAATTAAAAAAATATGTTTACACTGTTTCTCAAAAACCAGTATCTATATTCAACTTTTTTCTTTCAAAAATAAAAATAGCATGCATGCATGCATTTGCTGAAGAATATAGATTATAGATATTATTAAACTATAACATACTTCTTTTTAAAGATATGTAGATAATATTAGTTTTTTATTTGTGTTTTTTTATAAATAAATGCTTATAATTTTTAATAAATAGGTAATTATTTAATGTCTGCAAGAAAACTCTTCATTTTTAAATTTTAGTCATTTTTTTGATTGTTTTTTTGTAATATACTAATACGTATTTTTGAATAGTTGGGATTTAAAAATAAAGAGAGAGTACCCGAAAAGTTCTTTTTACACAAATATTTAATTTTAAACCTATTGATAATCAAAGAGTTACAAAACTCAATATTTTTATTTTTGCAAAGGTGATTTTTCGGAGTGGACTCATTATTTATAATTCAAGATGCATCATCTTCTACATATATTTTTATAAATACAATTCTTGCAAATAGCAAGGTCATCGGTTTGATTAAATGGGACCGTTTCATCTAATATCTCTTGAATAAGCAAAGAAAGATTTTGAAAATACTCTTCCATATAAGGTCGTATATCTTTTATCTCTGTTTTACTACCTCCCATAAAAAAAGTGGGGGAAAATGTATGTGAGAATAATTCTTTTATGTTAAAAATTCCTATCTGTATGGGTGAATTCTCCGAAGGATACTTTTCTAAAAAAAATAAGCCGTAGAGGAATGTCTGCATTGCGGCTTTATTTCTTTTTTTATTATCTCTCTCAAACAGAGATGAAATACTCTCAAAGTCTTGTTTATCTTTGCCCGTTTTGTAATCTAATATCCGTATAGTATTTTCTTTTTTATCCACTCTATCTATCTTCCCGGATACCATCACTTTCTCTTCTTTTCCGGAAAACAGAACGGGGATGGTTATTCCTAAGTCCTGCATCTCCAAAGCAATAATCTCAAATGGAGCTGTGCTTTCATCATACTTAAGAATTTGATGAATGGTCTGTGAAATAACCTTTTCTGCTATAAGATTATTGCCAACAGAGAAGTATTTATAACTATCTACAAATTTATAATGCTCTTGAAATGCTTTTATAATAGAATCACGCACACTTTCTCGA comes from the Chitinophagaceae bacterium genome and includes:
- a CDS encoding T9SS type A sorting domain-containing protein; its protein translation is MKSKFFELVKMLCIIASISFSAEAQLTELTSSTFIQVSNATSSWGDIDNDGDLDLFISGEDTVTRSVNDTTRTRIATAKLYKNNAGTSFSVIATSIVGVIDGSSNFLDYNGDGNLDLFVVGRNDASWNVNTLRTNTAIAKLYEGNGQGQFTEVFPGTFRGVQAGGTSAVGDYDNDGDIDIFVAGTNQLGNYTSLLYRNDEEKGFFLDTRKGFSSLKGVGNAQASFIDINKDGYLDLFYSGQNDNGYRSYLYTNSNGNSYSLAQDSLGAPDAALAFADYDKNGSIDRFLDGYNYNKNRFYNGITKKDFPLPHVDSSPSAVFTDIDNDGNIELLLAGAGHSEGTIITGLYEYNGTEFTTVPSSLASVKESNISIADVNKDGKVDVLISGIISDGNKITKLYINTGTSTNTVPTKPTGLTFIADSLKLRWTASTDMQENNNITYSLDIVLADSTSGLRKIAAKGDIQTNFAYVNGVSSGVYSARVQTIDVNYAGSEWSDRISFTINKAYVYPAKDIRKTGDMISYTATWAEEPNATSIMVETSTNSDFTVPNTTVVTGLTSKRVTFSNTNNSFYYRIRVTTRNATFVSNVQNFIVQPIAETSLDVFTGVVAAASTFGDYDKDGDLDILVTGGYGENKRSSKLYKNEGDGQYSEVIGTNFVGVENGSSNMMDIDNDGDLDIFITGNNELTLSIHVNGRSRISQVYRNDSRGDTTLFTPIFRDVFEGTGSSSNNFADWDNDGDLDLFLSGNNGNNGAVCRIYQNNKTGFEALDIPFKGIYYLTNGSTTTGDYDNDGDLDFFVTGDTVDASGMSDSTDSKHRPISKLYTNNGGTAFVEQTGNGFSFTPVFLASADFGDYNNDGYLDLIVSGEIANAKGTYARRSTILYTNNGGRRFTADTNSFKGLGVNASVSIFGDFNNDGYPDLFLSGSTGAGLSGTGNAKLFFNNQGNGFSRANSDSTTFSGVGARASANFGDIDNDNDLDIFLAGWNPQVGPTAKMYRNNGNIFNTRPSVITLNDVANIDEANVPASGTVPVRFSWTATSDAEQTDGLSYNIYVGEKNNKNSVRSSHSNMSAAKSGIRYVVNRGTIQGTSYNLSLKKGKRYYWSVQAIDASFAGGQWAIEDSFDIGNTSNKMNQIITFTTIPTQSYAGTEIKVTLSATSTSALPVSFSSANTFVAINGNTLTIRGIGTASITAYQVGNANFNAAEPVNQNVVIQPSGTTNINSLTPIEKKHSLIKVYPNPIKNLFHIEVDKTVEGKKYYQFIGINGQETLNGHFTDSNSIQIPALKPGYYVLLVFDSSGGLLQKEKVQVE